From the genome of Halonatronomonas betaini, one region includes:
- a CDS encoding AbgT family transporter, whose translation MSNSNPQESSGLTDAFLNRIERVGNRLPHPLILFFIMALLVILVSALISGLGIQVEHPTTGETIEAFNLLSVEGFQQMLTEAVDNFTGFAPLGVVLVAMIGVGVADKGGLISAALKKFVMGAPDKYITSAIVFAGIMSNIASDAGYVVLVPLGAIIFSAKGRHPIVGLAAAFAGVSGGFSANLLLGTLDPMLAGITQEAAHILDTGYMVDPSVNYYFMIVSTFVITIVGTWVTEKIVAPRFGEYTGEYTEDMDEITPRESRGLKAAGIAFLICIIILLIMTVPEGGILRSPEGELIEGASPFVGGMVPLITLLFLIPGIVYGKAAGTIESSDEVAEFMEESMADMGAYVALAFAAGQFVAYFDWTNIGTILAISGAEFLETIGFTGLPFIIVFILVSGFINLFVGSASAKWAIMAPVFVPLLMQLGYSPEFAQMAYRIGDSTTNIITPLMPYFAIIIAFAQKWDEDIGLGTLISTMVPYSIAFMVAWTVLLIIWFFFGLPLGPAGTIFL comes from the coding sequence ATGTCTAACTCAAATCCACAGGAAAGCTCTGGTTTAACAGATGCTTTTCTAAACAGGATTGAACGGGTAGGAAACCGTTTACCCCATCCATTGATATTATTCTTTATTATGGCCTTATTAGTTATTTTAGTTTCAGCATTAATATCTGGACTGGGTATTCAGGTTGAACATCCTACCACTGGAGAGACAATCGAAGCATTTAACCTGCTCTCCGTCGAAGGCTTCCAGCAAATGCTTACAGAAGCTGTCGATAACTTTACAGGTTTTGCTCCATTAGGCGTTGTTTTAGTCGCTATGATTGGTGTTGGTGTTGCTGATAAAGGTGGTTTAATTTCTGCTGCCCTGAAGAAGTTCGTTATGGGTGCACCTGATAAATACATCACCTCAGCAATTGTCTTTGCAGGTATCATGTCAAATATTGCTTCTGATGCCGGTTATGTTGTACTTGTTCCATTAGGAGCTATTATCTTTTCAGCTAAAGGTCGCCATCCTATAGTCGGTCTGGCAGCTGCTTTTGCCGGTGTTTCAGGTGGTTTCAGTGCCAACCTATTATTAGGAACACTGGATCCAATGCTAGCTGGTATAACCCAGGAGGCTGCTCATATCCTTGATACAGGTTATATGGTCGACCCCTCAGTTAACTATTATTTTATGATCGTCTCAACCTTTGTTATAACTATTGTCGGTACCTGGGTAACTGAGAAAATTGTTGCCCCTCGTTTTGGAGAATATACCGGAGAATATACTGAAGATATGGATGAGATTACTCCAAGAGAAAGCAGAGGTTTAAAAGCTGCAGGAATTGCCTTTTTAATCTGTATTATAATTCTATTGATTATGACAGTGCCTGAAGGTGGAATTTTAAGGAGCCCGGAAGGCGAATTAATTGAAGGTGCTTCGCCATTTGTCGGCGGTATGGTGCCGTTAATTACACTGCTCTTCTTAATTCCAGGTATTGTTTATGGTAAGGCTGCCGGGACAATTGAGTCCAGCGATGAAGTCGCTGAATTCATGGAAGAATCGATGGCCGATATGGGTGCATATGTTGCTCTGGCCTTTGCTGCCGGTCAGTTTGTTGCCTATTTCGACTGGACAAATATCGGTACTATTTTAGCTATCAGCGGTGCTGAATTCCTTGAAACTATAGGATTTACTGGCCTACCATTCATAATTGTCTTTATCCTGGTTTCAGGATTTATCAACTTATTTGTCGGTAGCGCTTCAGCCAAGTGGGCAATCATGGCCCCGGTCTTTGTTCCTCTACTTATGCAGTTAGGTTATTCACCAGAGTTTGCTCAGATGGCATATAGAATTGGTGATTCAACAACAAATATTATTACACCTTTAATGCCATATTTTGCAATAATAATCGCCTTTGCGCAGAAATGGGATGAGGATATTGGTCTAGGAACACTAATATCAACAATGGTCCCGTATTCAATCGCATTTATGGTTGCCTGGACAGTATTATTAATAATCTGGTTCTTCTTTGGTCTACCACTGGGACCAGCAGGAACTATCTTCTTATAA
- a CDS encoding TRAP transporter small permease — protein sequence MRKKLHDNAKLIAHILERITAYPLIIIGGLMVVVVLIGTFWRYVLRNPFLWTEELARYLMIWMALVAASISLKEREHVGIKLVIDRFPPIPKKIIILITQLFVLLFLYYLTKEGFAAAVRATRQSSPALGISMFWPLLSVPVAGLLTGIQQILQIIIDLTAEEAV from the coding sequence ATGAGAAAAAAACTCCATGATAATGCTAAATTGATTGCTCATATATTAGAGAGAATAACAGCATATCCATTAATTATTATTGGAGGTTTAATGGTAGTTGTGGTATTAATCGGGACTTTTTGGCGTTATGTCCTCAGAAATCCTTTTCTCTGGACTGAAGAATTAGCTAGATATCTTATGATCTGGATGGCCTTAGTGGCTGCAAGTATATCTTTAAAAGAAAGAGAGCATGTTGGCATTAAATTAGTTATAGATAGATTTCCGCCAATTCCTAAAAAAATTATTATATTAATAACGCAATTATTTGTACTTCTATTTTTATATTACTTAACAAAAGAAGGTTTTGCAGCAGCTGTGCGGGCTACCAGACAGTCTTCTCCGGCTCTAGGAATATCAATGTTCTGGCCATTATTATCTGTACCGGTAGCAGGTTTATTAACAGGTATTCAGCAGATTCTTCAGATAATAATCGATCTAACAGCAGAGGAGGCAGTCTAA
- a CDS encoding TRAP transporter large permease, which translates to MVQFIVVVFFLFLLAGTPIAFALGVTAVLAFLRMDSPVIMRLIPQNFYSGIDMFALMAMPFFMLAGDIMNKIQITHRLVKLANVFVGHIRGGLAHVNILVSIFFAGLTGAAVSDTAALGTMLIPAMVEDGYDKDFSAAITAASSIIGPIIPPSIIMVIYGSLMNVSIAGLFAAGVVPGVLVGGSLMILAGIISKKRNYPIGEKRASVKEMGIAFKDAFIPLLMPVIILGGILSGVFTPTEAAAIAVLYALFVGFFIFKNLKLKDIPELLYNMVKNSGSVFIILSAAAVLGWILSNEQVPTMIGNMILGFSENKIVVLLIINLILLILGMFMDMTAALIILGPILHPLAVSVGVHPLHFGIIMVVNLNIALMTPPLGACLFVACGISRLSLEEITGEIWPFILCEFAVLMLITYVPAIPMFLPRLLGFA; encoded by the coding sequence ATGGTTCAATTTATAGTAGTCGTCTTTTTTCTATTTTTACTGGCAGGGACACCAATTGCTTTTGCCCTTGGTGTAACAGCAGTTTTGGCTTTTTTAAGAATGGATTCACCTGTTATTATGAGACTGATTCCACAGAATTTCTATTCAGGGATTGATATGTTTGCCCTAATGGCAATGCCTTTCTTTATGCTGGCTGGAGATATAATGAATAAAATTCAGATAACTCATAGGCTGGTTAAACTGGCTAATGTATTTGTCGGTCATATCCGAGGTGGCCTGGCCCATGTAAATATTTTAGTTAGTATCTTTTTTGCAGGGCTTACTGGTGCAGCAGTCTCTGATACAGCAGCTTTGGGTACAATGCTTATTCCAGCAATGGTCGAAGATGGTTATGATAAAGATTTTTCTGCAGCAATTACGGCGGCTTCATCGATAATAGGTCCAATAATTCCACCTAGTATTATCATGGTTATTTATGGATCACTGATGAATGTTTCAATAGCCGGGCTGTTTGCAGCTGGAGTTGTTCCAGGTGTATTGGTCGGTGGTTCACTGATGATTCTTGCAGGAATTATTTCAAAGAAGAGGAATTATCCAATTGGAGAGAAAAGAGCTTCTGTTAAAGAGATGGGAATAGCCTTTAAAGATGCCTTTATACCGCTTTTAATGCCAGTAATAATTCTTGGGGGTATTTTAAGTGGAGTCTTTACACCTACTGAAGCTGCTGCTATTGCTGTATTATATGCTCTATTTGTAGGTTTTTTTATCTTTAAAAATTTAAAATTAAAAGATATACCTGAGTTACTTTATAATATGGTAAAAAATTCAGGCTCAGTCTTTATAATTTTATCTGCTGCAGCAGTATTAGGCTGGATTTTATCTAATGAGCAGGTGCCGACAATGATCGGTAATATGATCTTAGGTTTTAGCGAAAATAAAATAGTTGTTCTACTTATCATAAACTTAATATTACTAATCCTTGGAATGTTTATGGATATGACGGCAGCTCTAATTATATTAGGCCCAATTCTTCATCCTCTGGCTGTCAGTGTTGGAGTTCATCCATTACATTTTGGGATAATAATGGTTGTTAATTTAAATATAGCATTAATGACACCACCATTAGGAGCCTGTTTGTTTGTTGCCTGTGGTATTTCACGGCTTTCTTTAGAAGAAATAACTGGTGAGATATGGCCGTTTATACTCTGCGAATTTGCAGTTTTAATGTTAATCACTTATGTCCCTGCAATTCCGATGTTTTTACCCAGATTGTTAGGTTTTGCCTAA
- a CDS encoding DctP family TRAP transporter solute-binding subunit: MSRKLKMFLVVLIAVLFISTSVLAAPLEIKLAHEEPGDVETSSSHAAALAFKNVIETESNNEMFVNIYPGNAMGRQRERLELTQANIVQVNVASIGGLSQFYEPVNAFDLPFAFPNHAVAYRVIDGEFGQRLSEEMEAETGLKLLTTSAGDFYVLSNNVRPIRTPEDMEGISFRVMSVPSHIAMMRSLGASATPIDWSELYTSLQTGVIDGQHNPIPIMAIGGLQEVQDYVTLTNHLYGTDWWVTSSEFYESLTDEQKRIFANAIDAAKVVGRGHKVLTGITTYGVDFLEEAGAEVYAPSAEELQMFRDAAIPAVLEAIEDDMGEAGLDFANRLLEAVEQVEAELYK, translated from the coding sequence ATGTCTAGAAAACTAAAAATGTTTCTTGTTGTATTAATCGCTGTCCTATTTATTTCGACTTCAGTCCTTGCCGCACCATTAGAAATTAAGCTTGCCCATGAAGAGCCTGGTGATGTTGAGACCTCAAGTTCCCATGCTGCTGCTCTTGCATTTAAAAATGTAATCGAAACAGAGTCTAATAATGAGATGTTTGTTAATATCTATCCAGGTAACGCCATGGGTCGTCAAAGAGAAAGGCTAGAATTAACTCAGGCTAACATAGTTCAGGTTAATGTTGCTTCAATAGGTGGATTGTCTCAGTTCTATGAGCCTGTCAATGCCTTTGATCTTCCTTTTGCTTTTCCAAATCATGCTGTAGCATATAGGGTTATTGATGGTGAATTTGGTCAGAGATTAAGTGAAGAAATGGAAGCTGAAACCGGCTTGAAATTATTAACGACTTCAGCTGGAGATTTTTATGTCTTAAGTAATAATGTTAGGCCAATCCGTACACCTGAAGATATGGAAGGTATTTCATTTAGAGTTATGTCAGTACCTTCCCATATAGCCATGATGAGATCATTAGGTGCTTCAGCGACTCCAATTGACTGGTCAGAGCTTTATACATCCTTGCAAACTGGTGTTATTGATGGCCAGCATAATCCGATCCCTATAATGGCAATTGGTGGCCTCCAGGAAGTTCAGGATTATGTAACTCTAACAAATCACCTGTATGGTACTGACTGGTGGGTTACAAGTTCTGAGTTTTATGAGTCATTAACTGATGAGCAGAAAAGAATTTTTGCCAACGCAATCGATGCCGCTAAAGTTGTTGGTAGAGGTCATAAAGTTTTAACTGGTATAACAACTTATGGTGTTGATTTCTTAGAGGAGGCTGGAGCCGAAGTATATGCTCCAAGTGCAGAAGAACTTCAGATGTTTAGAGATGCAGCAATTCCTGCAGTTTTAGAAGCTATAGAAGATGATATGGGAGAAGCTGGCTTAGATTTTGCAAATAGATTATTAGAAGCAGTTGAGCAGGTAGAAGCAGAGCTTTATAAGTAA
- a CDS encoding M20 family metallopeptidase codes for MISDKEKLINQLLDNYCEESTISLLKEMIKIPSHKNVEWQEDKQVEFIGNYLTEHGITNIELEYIEENRPNIIAKIPGNKTGSSLLLNGHTDTIPPYNMVIPPYSPEVKDGYIKGRGSVDMKGSLAAMISAMVIIAENDIELKGDLIFAGVIDQEQQSLGSVKLIEDKIEADYAIVGEPTDLRICHAHKGMEWYKIVIKGQSAHGSTPEKGQNTIYHGARIAAEIEKLNFKLMDREDSFVSPPTINVGVISGGDDPNIVPNITILEVDRRYTPEESRQSIYEEIDRLLAKVNSTYPGYITEVITMEDRVCPLKNIPLTGINKNKLTDSLQNSLRRFSDRDNGLTYFRGWSDAALFANKLKIPSLVFGPGLPEKCHSGDESLKIEDLITAVKIYLNVIVDICY; via the coding sequence ATGATATCAGATAAAGAAAAATTGATTAATCAGCTTCTAGATAATTATTGTGAAGAATCAACTATAAGTTTATTAAAAGAGATGATTAAGATTCCCAGCCATAAAAATGTTGAATGGCAGGAAGATAAACAGGTTGAATTTATAGGTAATTATCTAACTGAACATGGTATAACCAATATTGAATTAGAATATATCGAAGAAAACAGACCTAATATAATTGCAAAAATACCTGGAAATAAAACTGGTAGCAGTCTTTTGTTAAATGGTCATACCGATACAATTCCACCATATAATATGGTTATTCCACCCTATTCACCTGAGGTCAAAGATGGATATATTAAGGGCAGGGGATCAGTTGATATGAAGGGCTCTCTGGCTGCTATGATCTCTGCAATGGTTATAATTGCTGAGAATGATATAGAATTAAAGGGAGATTTAATTTTTGCAGGTGTTATAGATCAGGAGCAGCAATCTTTAGGCTCTGTAAAATTAATTGAAGATAAGATAGAGGCTGATTATGCTATAGTTGGTGAGCCAACAGACTTAAGGATATGTCATGCCCATAAGGGGATGGAATGGTATAAGATTGTAATTAAGGGACAATCTGCCCATGGAAGCACGCCAGAAAAAGGGCAGAATACAATCTATCATGGGGCCAGAATTGCTGCAGAGATAGAAAAACTTAATTTTAAATTAATGGATAGAGAAGACTCCTTTGTCAGCCCCCCGACTATTAATGTAGGTGTGATTTCTGGAGGCGATGATCCTAATATCGTTCCTAATATAACAATATTAGAGGTTGATAGAAGATATACACCTGAGGAAAGCCGGCAGAGTATTTATGAAGAAATCGATAGGCTACTGGCCAAGGTTAATTCAACCTATCCAGGCTATATTACTGAGGTCATTACAATGGAAGATAGAGTCTGTCCATTGAAGAATATTCCGCTTACTGGAATCAATAAAAATAAACTGACAGATTCGCTCCAAAATTCTTTAAGAAGATTTAGTGATAGAGATAATGGTTTAACATATTTCCGGGGCTGGAGTGATGCTGCTTTATTTGCAAATAAGCTAAAAATCCCATCCCTTGTTTTCGGTCCAGGCTTACCTGAAAAATGTCATTCTGGTGATGAAAGTTTGAAAATAGAAGATTTAATTACAGCAGTAAAAATCTATTTAAATGTAATCGTAGATATCTGTTATTAA
- a CDS encoding MtnX-like HAD-IB family phosphatase — protein sequence MSELKDAIILSDFDGTITVDDTNNAIFANFNQRESEDIVDHYRNNQDELGIRWLLAEQYKSLDITRRQLKEFVINEVPIEPTFPEFLEFIQENNFTFAVLSGGFQDYIKILLKHYNIEKDFPVYANKLVFPEDDDSNRNYIKAEFAYPPEESLSEFGPVPTPKGMIINKYQEEGLPIFYLGDGRTDRHAIGRADYILAKKGSFLEGFCNDKDCDFYVFEDFIEAKEYIVDKLKKEKR from the coding sequence ATGTCAGAATTAAAAGATGCAATAATTTTAAGTGATTTTGATGGGACAATAACAGTTGATGATACTAACAATGCAATCTTTGCCAACTTTAATCAGAGAGAATCAGAAGATATAGTTGATCACTATCGTAATAATCAGGATGAATTAGGGATTAGATGGCTTTTAGCAGAGCAATATAAGAGTCTTGATATAACTAGAAGACAGTTAAAAGAGTTTGTAATAAATGAAGTCCCAATTGAACCAACCTTTCCAGAGTTTTTAGAATTTATTCAGGAAAATAATTTTACCTTTGCTGTTTTAAGTGGAGGTTTTCAGGATTATATAAAAATACTATTAAAACATTATAATATTGAAAAGGACTTTCCTGTTTATGCAAATAAACTGGTATTTCCAGAGGATGACGATTCTAATCGCAATTATATTAAGGCGGAATTTGCCTATCCTCCGGAGGAATCATTATCTGAATTTGGACCTGTTCCAACACCAAAGGGAATGATTATTAATAAGTATCAGGAAGAAGGCTTACCGATATTTTATCTTGGAGACGGCAGGACTGATCGGCATGCCATCGGTAGAGCTGATTATATTTTGGCTAAAAAAGGGAGTTTTTTAGAAGGATTCTGTAATGATAAAGACTGTGATTTTTATGTATTTGAAGACTTTATTGAGGCTAAAGAGTATATAGTTGATAAGTTGAAGAAAGAGAAGAGATAA
- the tadA gene encoding tRNA adenosine(34) deaminase TadA, giving the protein MNQPDNYYMDIALEEARKAAAKLEVPVGAVVVNSGQIIGRGHNLREASQDPTSHAEMIAIRAAAKEIGSWRLEEADLYVTLEPCPMCAGAILQARLKKVVYGATDPKAGAAGALYNLLEDNRFNHQVELVTGVRAEESSQLLKDFFRQLRLGKDG; this is encoded by the coding sequence ATGAATCAGCCAGATAATTATTATATGGATATTGCCCTTGAAGAGGCCAGAAAAGCAGCTGCTAAGCTGGAAGTTCCAGTTGGTGCTGTGGTGGTTAACTCAGGCCAGATTATCGGCAGAGGCCATAATCTACGGGAGGCAAGTCAGGATCCGACCAGCCATGCTGAAATGATAGCAATCAGGGCTGCCGCTAAAGAGATTGGTTCCTGGCGATTAGAAGAGGCTGATTTATATGTTACATTAGAACCCTGTCCGATGTGTGCAGGGGCAATTCTTCAGGCAAGATTAAAGAAAGTTGTTTATGGAGCTACAGATCCTAAAGCTGGGGCTGCAGGAGCATTATATAATCTGCTTGAAGATAATAGATTTAACCATCAGGTTGAACTGGTTACAGGTGTTAGAGCCGAAGAGTCCAGTCAGCTTTTAAAAGATTTTTTCCGCCAATTACGATTGGGGAAGGATGGGTGA
- a CDS encoding N-acyl-D-amino-acid deacylase family protein — MYDYLIKNGNVFLGKYQGWLKADVAIKDEKIVSLKPNIPASEAKEVFSAKNQVVSAGFIDVHTHDEMEILQSGTVPAKIPQGVTTVLLGNCGLGFYPIVEDRKEDLKDYNSGIFDLEGVEFDWKDLQGFSNKLEKRGLGINAASLVAHGSIRLAVKGFDDSKATDEELKIMGQLLQEALNQGAAGMSTGLLYPPSSYANQKEIEYLVSILAENNKIYTTHLRNESVELEDCIKENIELARKTGVKVEISHLNLSGKEIWGESDYILALFDKAREEGLDIHADQYPYQAGSTLITALLPQWSMVDGVENLLDHLKNTSCFREKLTEDIETGIPNWDNIIKSAGWDNIIVNSVPKESMKRYQNKSLREIADLMGEDLHDALYNLIIEGEGRITILIFSTSQDDVDNILANPDILVGSDGLTINGHPHPRLYGTYPKILGEAVREREILSLETALDKMTRLPANKFGFDDRGTIAEGKYADIVVFDPDVIEAKATYERPSQLAKGVNLLLINGEPVYKDGKYLDENRPGKFIRLF, encoded by the coding sequence ATGTATGATTATTTAATTAAAAATGGAAATGTGTTTCTTGGCAAATATCAGGGCTGGCTGAAAGCTGATGTAGCGATAAAAGATGAAAAAATAGTTAGTTTAAAACCCAATATACCGGCTTCTGAAGCTAAAGAAGTTTTTTCTGCAAAGAATCAGGTTGTATCTGCAGGTTTTATAGATGTTCATACCCACGATGAGATGGAGATATTACAGTCAGGAACTGTCCCTGCTAAAATACCTCAGGGAGTAACAACAGTATTATTAGGTAATTGTGGTTTAGGTTTTTATCCGATTGTTGAAGATAGAAAAGAAGATTTAAAAGATTATAATAGTGGTATTTTTGATCTTGAAGGTGTTGAATTTGACTGGAAAGATCTTCAGGGATTCTCAAATAAATTAGAAAAAAGGGGTTTAGGGATTAATGCAGCTTCTCTGGTTGCTCATGGTTCAATCAGGCTGGCTGTTAAAGGATTTGATGATAGTAAGGCAACAGATGAAGAGCTGAAGATAATGGGACAGTTATTACAGGAAGCTTTAAACCAGGGAGCAGCAGGTATGTCTACAGGACTTTTATACCCGCCTAGTTCTTATGCAAATCAAAAAGAGATTGAATATCTTGTTAGTATCCTTGCTGAAAATAATAAGATTTATACTACTCATCTTAGAAATGAATCAGTTGAGCTTGAAGATTGCATAAAAGAAAATATAGAACTGGCTAGAAAAACTGGTGTTAAAGTTGAAATATCTCATTTGAATTTATCAGGAAAAGAGATCTGGGGTGAGTCAGATTATATTTTAGCATTATTTGATAAAGCAAGGGAAGAAGGTCTGGATATTCATGCAGATCAATATCCATATCAGGCAGGGTCAACTCTTATAACTGCGCTTTTACCTCAATGGTCGATGGTTGACGGGGTCGAAAATCTACTTGATCATCTTAAAAATACCAGCTGCTTTAGAGAAAAATTGACTGAAGATATTGAAACAGGTATACCTAACTGGGATAATATCATTAAATCGGCAGGCTGGGATAATATTATAGTAAACTCAGTACCTAAAGAATCTATGAAGAGATATCAGAATAAAAGTTTGAGAGAAATAGCTGATTTGATGGGGGAAGACCTCCATGATGCATTGTATAATTTAATCATTGAAGGAGAGGGACGGATAACAATTTTGATTTTTAGTACCAGTCAGGATGATGTTGATAATATCTTAGCTAATCCTGATATTCTTGTCGGTTCAGATGGGCTTACTATAAATGGCCATCCCCATCCCAGATTATATGGGACTTACCCTAAAATACTTGGAGAGGCTGTCCGTGAAAGAGAAATCTTATCGCTGGAAACAGCTCTTGATAAGATGACAAGGTTACCAGCTAATAAATTTGGTTTTGATGACAGAGGAACTATTGCAGAGGGGAAATATGCCGATATTGTTGTCTTTGATCCAGATGTAATTGAAGCTAAAGCCACTTATGAGAGACCATCACAATTAGCTAAAGGGGTTAATCTTTTGCTGATTAATGGGGAACCTGTATATAAGGATGGAAAATATCTTGATGAGAACAGACCAGGAAAATTTATTAGACTGTTTTAA
- a CDS encoding MFS transporter codes for MLNKIDELKNGLQWKLLFILSTGYMGAFINIQGIQSLMPFIQDDFGISRTEAGLYSTFLFLSATGVAIFSGNIVDKVGSKKTLLFGIFSIGFLMLAHTISPVYSIILILAFITGIGFSIITPAVNKSIMDEVKPENRGLSMGLMHSGSGIGGFAGATLLPILAISLGWRGAILISSLLTIALGIFVKKAYNPDTSLNNNDNNSDASFKDNILELLKNKQLILTCSLGLIFGLAVGSIPAHYTLFLTTDLGYSSSLAGFALGVVQIGGIFGRTLWGWVSDSIFKGDRTISFILIMLIIILLNLSYGFFGDMLASSQLIILAISFLLGLTAFGWSGLYFTVVGERVRSEQTGIASGLSLIFLRTGVVVGPPLFGLLADQYDHYHNSWIFLAGLVFVSGAIYYYLQNKENKKPDHKRPGK; via the coding sequence ATGTTAAACAAGATAGATGAACTTAAGAATGGACTGCAATGGAAATTATTATTTATCCTTTCCACTGGTTATATGGGAGCTTTTATTAATATCCAGGGCATCCAGTCATTAATGCCTTTTATCCAGGATGACTTCGGTATTTCCAGAACAGAAGCCGGTCTTTACTCAACATTTTTATTTTTATCAGCCACTGGTGTCGCCATCTTCAGCGGCAATATTGTTGATAAGGTAGGTTCAAAAAAGACATTGCTTTTTGGTATCTTCAGCATTGGCTTTCTAATGCTGGCCCATACAATCTCACCAGTATACAGCATCATTTTAATTTTAGCATTTATAACCGGCATCGGCTTTAGCATTATTACGCCAGCTGTAAATAAATCAATCATGGATGAAGTCAAACCTGAAAACCGGGGTTTATCCATGGGGCTAATGCATTCAGGTAGCGGCATTGGTGGTTTTGCCGGAGCTACACTTTTACCAATTCTGGCTATAAGCCTTGGTTGGAGAGGAGCAATTCTAATATCAAGTCTTTTAACAATAGCTTTAGGTATTTTTGTTAAAAAAGCCTATAACCCTGATACTTCTCTTAACAACAATGATAATAATTCTGACGCCAGTTTTAAGGATAATATTTTAGAACTACTAAAAAATAAACAATTAATACTTACCTGTTCTTTAGGACTTATTTTTGGTCTGGCAGTCGGATCTATTCCAGCCCATTATACTCTATTTCTAACTACTGATTTAGGTTATAGTTCATCTCTGGCAGGATTTGCTTTAGGTGTAGTTCAAATCGGAGGTATCTTCGGAAGAACTCTCTGGGGCTGGGTCAGCGACTCAATTTTCAAAGGTGACAGGACTATCAGCTTTATATTAATTATGTTGATTATTATATTACTCAATTTAAGCTATGGATTCTTTGGAGATATGCTTGCAAGTAGCCAGCTTATAATTCTTGCTATTTCATTCCTGCTTGGACTCACTGCTTTTGGCTGGAGTGGTCTATATTTTACTGTTGTTGGGGAGAGAGTGCGATCAGAACAAACAGGAATTGCTTCAGGTTTATCACTTATCTTTCTTAGAACTGGAGTAGTGGTTGGTCCTCCTTTATTTGGTTTATTGGCTGACCAATATGATCACTATCATAATAGCTGGATATTCCTTGCCGGCCTGGTTTTTGTTAGTGGTGCAATTTATTATTATCTTCAAAATAAAGAAAACAAAAAGCCTGACCATAAGAGGCCAGGCAAATAA
- a CDS encoding macro domain-containing protein yields MYKVKINGLTLEIIQGNIVKQPDLDGIVNAANAELKIGGGVAGAVHKAAGPDLTEETRPLAPIEPGEAVITGGHNLENSYIIHTLGPVYGKDKPEDKLLGDCYQNSLKIAEDNKLKSLGFPAISTGAFGYPIESAAEVTMKAIKDYLDKINYLGKIRFVLFNESDFEIYKNYAEKIF; encoded by the coding sequence ATGTATAAGGTTAAGATTAATGGATTAACTCTAGAAATAATCCAGGGGAATATTGTTAAGCAGCCAGATCTTGATGGGATTGTTAATGCAGCCAATGCAGAACTTAAGATTGGTGGAGGTGTTGCAGGAGCTGTTCATAAAGCTGCAGGACCAGATTTAACAGAAGAGACTCGGCCTCTAGCTCCAATAGAGCCTGGTGAGGCAGTAATTACCGGTGGTCATAATCTTGAAAACAGTTATATTATCCATACCCTGGGACCTGTATATGGCAAGGATAAACCCGAGGATAAACTGCTTGGAGATTGTTATCAGAATAGCCTTAAAATAGCTGAAGACAACAAGCTTAAATCCCTGGGCTTTCCAGCTATATCAACCGGGGCATTCGGTTATCCGATTGAATCAGCTGCTGAAGTTACAATGAAGGCTATTAAAGATTATCTTGATAAAATAAATTATCTTGGAAAAATTAGATTTGTATTATTTAATGAATCAGATTTTGAGATCTATAAAAATTATGCTGAAAAGATATTTTAA